In one window of Alphaproteobacteria bacterium DNA:
- a CDS encoding CPBP family intramembrane metalloprotease, whose amino-acid sequence MLTLPTVMREIFMNLQAISSLLPYFTLGLFIVGLFLTRSRIILAPLFAAQLVFAFIQGVINPLGLFAIVAFWGLCTLHWRHLSTKEWYNLIRIFALSLVAIAFASHMVPGFHNLRFFTGILISPSAAPFTMYLNFDKTIAAVVLVMASGLFVRQANPFGMKTLRNTVLISALCIAVLIPLTILSGYVQFDPKFPEVFWFWAFNNLYFVCFAEEVIFRGMIQSHLMTLAHRWKLSPFIPIVISAILFAVALPGHRQGGVDFMAFTVVAGLFYGYAYHRTRRLESAILVHFIVNVTHFLFFTYPMLAR is encoded by the coding sequence GTGCTCACTTTGCCTACAGTAATGCGAGAAATATTTATGAATTTACAAGCCATTAGTTCTTTACTTCCTTATTTCACTTTAGGTTTGTTTATCGTGGGTTTGTTTTTGACACGATCTCGCATCATCCTCGCTCCCCTCTTTGCGGCGCAACTTGTCTTTGCCTTTATCCAAGGAGTTATTAATCCCTTAGGACTTTTCGCTATCGTTGCGTTTTGGGGATTATGCACTCTTCATTGGCGGCATTTGTCTACCAAAGAGTGGTACAATCTGATACGCATATTCGCTTTAAGTCTTGTTGCCATTGCCTTTGCCAGTCATATGGTTCCTGGATTTCATAATTTACGCTTTTTCACGGGAATTTTAATTTCGCCATCTGCTGCGCCTTTCACAATGTATTTAAATTTTGACAAAACCATTGCTGCGGTTGTGTTGGTAATGGCTAGTGGTCTATTTGTCCGGCAGGCAAATCCGTTTGGCATGAAAACCTTACGCAATACGGTCCTCATTTCTGCCTTATGCATTGCTGTCCTTATCCCGCTAACTATTTTGAGTGGGTATGTGCAGTTTGATCCAAAGTTTCCAGAAGTTTTTTGGTTCTGGGCCTTTAATAATCTTTATTTTGTGTGTTTTGCGGAAGAAGTTATTTTTCGAGGTATGATCCAAAGTCATCTGATGACTTTGGCCCATCGTTGGAAACTATCTCCTTTTATACCTATTGTTATTTCCGCAATTCTTTTTGCCGTGGCCTTACCCGGTCATCGACAAGGGGGGGTAGATTTCATGGCATTTACTGTCGTAGCTGGCTTATTTTATGGGTACGCCTATCATCGCACGCGGCGTTTAGAATCCGCTATCTTGGTGCATTTCATAGTGAACGTAACTCATTTTCTGTTTTTTACATACCCTATGTTGGCGCGATAA
- a CDS encoding nucleotidyltransferase family protein, which translates to MITQAMVLAAGEGRRLRPLTEHIPKPLIPVGGKAMLDHALDQLSAIGVTRCVVNTHYLADQIHTHLGGRGSPEITISHEPELLDTGGGIAKALAHFQGEPFYVLNADIWWVDGHQSCLKQLAKVWDSEKMDALLLLVPLDNAIGFEGVGDYFLKSDGRVQYRGEKLVAPYIFSGIRILHPHLLENEKIHPFSIMPFFHKAEREGRLYGAVFDGDWGDMGTLESLKEIQEVVG; encoded by the coding sequence ATGATCACACAAGCCATGGTATTAGCTGCAGGTGAAGGGCGTCGATTACGCCCCCTAACGGAACATATCCCAAAACCCCTGATTCCGGTTGGAGGAAAAGCAATGTTAGATCATGCGTTGGATCAATTGTCCGCAATTGGTGTGACACGTTGTGTGGTCAATACTCATTATTTGGCGGATCAAATTCATACCCATCTTGGGGGAAGAGGATCACCGGAAATTACAATCTCTCATGAACCTGAACTTTTAGATACAGGGGGGGGTATTGCAAAAGCATTGGCGCATTTTCAAGGAGAGCCCTTTTATGTTTTGAATGCAGACATTTGGTGGGTTGATGGTCATCAGTCGTGCTTAAAACAGCTTGCCAAAGTATGGGATTCAGAAAAAATGGATGCGTTGTTGCTTTTGGTTCCTCTTGACAATGCCATTGGGTTTGAGGGCGTGGGAGATTATTTCTTGAAGTCAGATGGGCGTGTCCAATATCGAGGAGAAAAGCTCGTAGCACCTTATATATTTTCTGGGATTCGTATCCTTCATCCTCACCTTCTAGAGAATGAAAAAATTCACCCTTTTTCGATTATGCCCTTTTTTCACAAAGCCGAAAGAGAGGGACGTCTTTATGGTGCAGTATTTGACGGGGATTGGGGAGATATGGGGACACTGGAAAGTTTAAAGGAAATTCAAGAGGTTGTTGGATGA